From Cryptococcus neoformans var. neoformans B-3501A chromosome 6, whole genome shotgun sequence, the proteins below share one genomic window:
- a CDS encoding hypothetical protein (HMMPfam hit to TIMELESS, Timeless protein, score: 12.3, E(): 4.2e-09): MELPDSPPPLDAPSPPHFLDAPQDRWNVFYPAVQTLVNALGGYEEVESPPDSGIFETVYRPGDSVLGVLKDLKKLWRKDDEDDERTVARCMYRAELMKELVAIVVECAERGEWGRKVALVACDLIAALTWPIDVAQELKEIEDEGPVVTDYASLLRAQLEYKALFLKTTKPLKSILSLMVPCLAKPRKDEKDSRIISLGLHVVRNLLAIKDAVAEGTATGEKEEFAHLQSDLITQLDSLTYLQLFLTLASCADKTDLNPFNVIVLDILHLIFRGIKPSELVQDQKRVPIDSLAKLLEKEKKQKALNSRVGSTRHSRFGTTITVKTAEQRVVLHRQTAIIENPGKILDMTKRKKAVVAKRMDDLTVFVNLSSDAMVILQSFSKAFLEICYNTFIESILRDIRMERTKIRPSDNIRVFYLSSFFIEYLLLLRHKLLQKGGSRRLEELPLGLVAQIAEMDSVKWLFARLRICWDDKPKAWTELQACIECFTQILLLIDDMSTSTNEEDVEVAEILQHQLYYNYDILDSALAVVREYKNQSIAYLDSIIHFAYVLLRMLEKYSKTKAFMFIRKRKNTHKKRKERQAASQANADREQRKIPEEYGDEGEEAFAPDEDAPSYAEHAFTFQSFEKRFAQEAVVNTLLTYLERFLEFDGPEPMKRVVGLMHRQVIKAHAEGLYFKVSTLIIFRRILDKQHVLPAAPSSRDLITLITYILRKFFKHVEKEPFTLVEALSSKSRGKWKTVGGGSDDDDDEMAGQRGRIKEKMGPVELQFIKKHKFSWSQQMSIAFAIIWGDGHGYLIKWIVEVLEQVLAAKQEIVLTTDGGINGDEDEEDEDGNARVRRFGRPSDEAISKFTQFDLQPEESEQITAVTSNPHFRLMLKLLSFDLPPPPMELDFEEDVSSEELALAREKSDSAWFLPANVLPSDIEASIGALKQYMEEPPTLDDDPKKLLRRKARATRRRRRSPSVESYDSETGEVRPGHQHKKNPRQKRAKKAVETQNYKSAAFIEDSDDEDPEATRRFFENEERLRREMDELAAQGGHPMMERGVKRKRGKKNGKGAISDTPPPSQRGNDRET; encoded by the exons aaagaggagagtggggCAGAAAGGTTGCTCTTGTTGCTT GTGACTTGATAGCAGCTCTAACATGGCCTATCGATGTCGCACAAGAGCTcaaagagattgaagatgaaggtccAGTCGTTACAGATTATGCCTCCCTGCTTCGTGCTCAATTGGAATACAAGGCTCTTTTCCTTAAAACTACAAAACCTCTCAAATCAATTCTGTCTCTTATGGTGCCATGTCTGGCGAAACCCAGAAA AGACGAGAAGGACTCGCGTATCATTTCATTAGGACTGCATGTGGTCCGAAATCTTCTTGCAATCAAGGATGCAGTGGCTGAAGGTACAGCTACTGGTGAGAAAGAGGAGTTCGCCCATCTTCAA TCCGATCTCATAACCCAACTCGATTCCCTTACATATCTCCAGCTTTTCCTTACTTTGGCTTCATGTGCGGATAAGACAGACCTTAACCCGTTCAATGTCATCGTACTTGATATCTTACATCTTATCTTCCGAGGTATCAAGCCGTCTGAGCTTGTACAGGATCAGAAAAGA GTACCAATAGATAGTCTTGCCAAGCtcttggagaaggaaaagaaacaaaAAGCACTCAATTCCAGAGTAGGCAGCACACGGCATTCCAGGTTTGGAACGACTATCACAGTCAAGACG GCCGAGCAGAGAGTCGTTCTACATCGACAGACCGCTATCATCGAAAATCCCGGCAAGATTTTGGATATGACtaaaaggaagaaggcggtcGTGGCCAAGAGGATGGACGATTTGACGGTGTTTGTTAACCTCAGCTCGGATGCGATGGTGATTCTGCAAAGTTTTTCAAAGGCTTTCTTGGAGATCTGCTATAACA CGTTCATCGAATCGATCTTGCGAGATATCCGTATGGAACGAACGAAAATTCGACCATCTGACAACATCCGAGTCTTCTACCTCTCCAGCTTCTTTATCGAAtacctccttctccttcgaCATAAGCTTCTCCAGAAAGGTGGCTCTCGACGACTGGAAGAGTTGCCTTTGGGGTTGGTGGCGCAAATTGCGGAGATGGACTCAGTTAAATGGCTATTTGCGAGGTTGAGAATATGTTGGGATGATAAACCAAAGGCTTGGACAGAGTTGCAGGCTTGTATTGAATGTTTCACTCAAATC TTGCTTCTGATCGACGACATGTCGACGTCAacgaatgaagaagatgttgaggTCGCAGAGATTCTCCAACACCAGCTGTACTACAATTACGATATCCTCGATTCTGCACTTGCTGTTGTCCGAGAATATAAGAACCAATCCATCGC CTACCTCGATTCTATCATCCACTTTGCCTACGTGCTTCTCCGAATGCTCGAAAAGTATTCCAAGACAAAAGCTTTCATGTTCATCCGTAAACGCAAAAACACGCACAAGAAACGTAAAGAACGGCAAGCCGCTTCGCAAGCCAACGCTGATCGGGAGCAACGCAAGATTCCGGAAGAGTACGGGGatgagggggaggaggcgtTCGCCCCGGATGAGGATGCGCCAAGTTATGCTGAACATGCTTTTACTTTCCAGTCTTTCGAGAAG AGATTTGCCCAAGAAGCGGTGGTCAATACTCTCCTTACTTACCTCGAACGGTTCTTGGAATTTGATGGTCCAGAACCTATGAAAAGAGTAGTTGGTCTGATGCACAGACAGGTAATCAAAGCTCATGCCGAGGGTTTGTACTTCAAG GTGTCGAcactcatcatcttccgccGTATCCTGGACAAACAGCACGTCCTTCCCGCagccccttcttctcgagacCTCATCACACTCATAACGTACATTTTGCGCAAATTCTTCAAGCATGTCGAGAAAGAACCGTTTACGCTGGTCGAAGCGTTGAGCAGCAAGTCGAGAGGTAAATGGAAGACTGTGGGTGGCggcagtgatgatgatgacgatgagatgGCTGGACAGAGGGGAAGGATCAAAGAAAAG ATGGGACCTGTAGAACTGCAGTTTATTAAGAAACACAAATTTAGTTGGTCTCAACAGATGTCGATCGCTTTTGCCATTATTTGGGGCGACGGCCACGGCTATCTCATTAAGTGGATCGTCGAAGTTTTGGAGCAAGTCTTGGCGGCCAAACAGGAGATTGTGTTGACCACTGACGGAGGAATtaatggagatgaggacgaggaagatgaagatgggaatgCGAGAGTGAGGAGATTTGGGAGACCGAGTGATGAGGCAATCAGCAAGTTCACCCAATTTG ACCTTCAACCTGAGGAGAGCGAACAGATTACGGCTGTCACCTCAAACCCCCATTTCCGACTTATGCTCAAACTTCTCTCTTTCGATttaccaccacctcctATGGAACTcgattttgaagaagacgtcTCCTCCGAAGAGCTTGCACTCGCCCGAGAAAAGTCGGACTCTGCATGGTTTCTTCCCGCCAACGTGTTGCCTTCCGACATTGAAGCCAGTATTGGTGCTTTAAAGCAATACATGGAGGAGCCTCCAACACTTGACGATGATCCCAAGAAACTCCTCCGACGAAAAGCCCGCGCAACAAGACGAAGACGGCGTTCGCCCTCTGTTGAATCGTACGATTCTGAGACGGGTGAGGTACGCCCTGGTCATCAGCACAAGAAGAATCCGCGTCAGAAACGAGCCAAGAAGGCGGTGGAGACTCAGAACTACAAGTCTGCTGCGTTTATCGAGGATTCGGACGACGAGGATCCTGAAGCGACACGACGGTTCTTTGAGAACGAGGAGAGgctgagaagagagatggatgagctTGCTGCTCAAGGAGGGCATCCCATGATGGAACGAGGGGTGAAAAGAAaacgagggaagaagaacgggAAAGGAGCTATTTCGGACaccccccctccttctcagaGAGGAAATGATCGTGAGACATAA